In Candidatus Beckwithbacteria bacterium, a genomic segment contains:
- a CDS encoding cysteine--tRNA ligase, with the protein MKIYNSLTRQLEDFQPINPPHVGVYTCGPTVYNYVSIGNWRTYFLGDLLVRTLKYLGYDVNYIMNITDVGHLTGDNLGDADTGEDKLQKAANREKKTAWDIAQFYIDDFLKGYKELNLTQPKEFCRATDYIAEQIELVKIIEAKGMTYRIDDGIYFDVGKYETEGNTYGELSNIDQVREGARVEPNPQKKDPRDFALWKFSYPKGRSFDQAQDDVASRRHMEWDSPWGVGFPGWHIECSAMSRKHLGDQFDIHIGGEDLRSTHHPNEVAQSECATGKKPFVKYWMHGAFLQVDGGRMGKSLGNAYILTDLEKKGFKPEHLRYFYLTGHYRQPLNFTWESLENARITYERLIKKILEFKYKSIRKEVESEYNIQFKNNLENDLNTPELLATIWKLISDNSVDNEKKYNLLLNWDEVLGLKFLERTKKKKIKFKYKGKMSKITIVSEKKLPSDVINTLDEREVAREQKDWSKADQIRNTLATQDLEIKDEEGKVIVK; encoded by the coding sequence ATGAAAATCTACAATTCCTTAACTCGTCAGCTTGAAGACTTTCAACCTATTAACCCGCCACATGTTGGAGTCTATACCTGTGGCCCAACTGTCTATAACTATGTCAGTATTGGCAATTGGCGAACTTATTTTTTGGGAGATCTTCTGGTTCGCACCCTCAAGTATTTAGGTTACGACGTAAACTATATTATGAATATTACTGACGTAGGTCATTTAACTGGAGATAATTTAGGCGATGCAGATACTGGCGAAGACAAACTCCAAAAAGCAGCAAATCGGGAAAAAAAGACTGCTTGGGATATTGCCCAGTTTTACATCGATGACTTTTTAAAAGGATATAAAGAACTAAACCTGACCCAACCCAAGGAGTTTTGCCGAGCTACTGACTATATTGCTGAGCAAATCGAGCTGGTAAAAATAATTGAAGCTAAAGGTATGACCTACCGAATTGATGATGGGATTTATTTTGACGTGGGTAAATATGAGACTGAGGGCAATACTTATGGAGAATTATCCAATATTGATCAGGTGAGAGAAGGAGCTCGGGTGGAGCCAAATCCCCAGAAAAAAGATCCGCGAGATTTCGCTCTATGGAAATTTTCTTACCCTAAAGGTAGATCCTTTGACCAGGCTCAGGATGACGTCGCTTCGCGCCGTCATATGGAGTGGGATAGTCCGTGGGGAGTGGGATTTCCTGGCTGGCACATTGAATGTAGTGCCATGAGTCGAAAACATTTGGGCGATCAATTTGATATCCATATTGGCGGGGAAGATTTACGTAGCACTCATCACCCCAATGAAGTAGCTCAATCCGAGTGTGCTACCGGTAAAAAACCATTTGTAAAATACTGGATGCATGGAGCCTTTTTACAAGTTGATGGGGGACGGATGGGCAAGAGCTTGGGTAATGCTTATATTTTGACAGATCTAGAAAAAAAAGGTTTTAAGCCCGAACACTTACGCTATTTTTATTTAACAGGTCATTATCGTCAGCCTCTAAATTTTACCTGGGAGAGTTTGGAAAACGCTAGAATTACATATGAAAGGTTAATTAAAAAAATACTTGAATTTAAATATAAAAGTATTCGTAAAGAGGTTGAATCAGAATATAATATCCAATTTAAAAATAATTTAGAAAATGATCTTAATACTCCAGAATTATTAGCAACAATTTGGAAGTTAATAAGCGATAATAGTGTAGATAATGAGAAGAAATATAATTTATTACTAAATTGGGATGAGGTATTAGGATTAAAATTTTTAGAAAGAACTAAAAAAAAGAAGATTAAATTTAAATATAAAGGCAAAATGTCAAAAATTACAATTGTTTCAGAAAAAAAACTGCCTTCTGATGTGATTAATACCCTAGATGAGCGGGAAGTAGCTCGAGAGCAAAAAGATTGGAGTAAAGCTGATCAGATTAGGAATACACTAGCCACTCAAGATTTAGAGATTAAAGATGAAGAAGGGAAAGTAATTGTCAAATAA
- a CDS encoding rRNA pseudouridine synthase, translating to MNQNIRLNKYLAGLGVASRRAIDQLIEQGKVLVNDKQAVVGQKIDPKTDKVLVNGKPVDQQPELAYFLFHKPKGILSTTKDTHFRKTVLDMVKVPYRLFPVGRLDKDSEGLILLTNDGELAYKLTHPKFHVPKTYHVTVLGRVNSHVLQNLKSGVDLEDGKTKPAQVKILSQIPHHTVLEIVLYEGRKRQIRRMCSVLHLHILRLIRVKIGNLELGDIKPGKLKRLSQKEVYKLTEFNSEN from the coding sequence ATGAATCAAAACATTCGTCTTAATAAATACTTAGCTGGACTTGGAGTTGCTTCCCGTAGAGCAATTGATCAATTGATTGAGCAAGGCAAGGTTTTAGTTAATGATAAGCAGGCTGTTGTTGGTCAAAAAATTGATCCTAAAACTGATAAAGTCTTAGTTAATGGAAAACCTGTCGATCAACAGCCAGAGCTGGCTTATTTTCTGTTTCATAAACCTAAAGGTATACTTTCAACAACTAAGGACACTCATTTTCGCAAAACAGTTTTGGATATGGTCAAAGTCCCTTATCGCCTTTTTCCAGTTGGCAGGCTAGACAAGGATTCAGAAGGCCTGATACTTTTAACCAATGATGGCGAGCTAGCTTATAAACTGACTCATCCCAAATTTCATGTTCCTAAAACTTATCATGTCACTGTTTTAGGTCGGGTTAATAGCCATGTTTTGCAAAATCTAAAAAGCGGTGTTGATTTAGAAGATGGTAAAACTAAACCAGCTCAAGTCAAAATTCTGTCCCAAATTCCTCACCATACAGTTTTGGAAATTGTTTTATATGAAGGCCGTAAACGGCAAATCAGAAGGATGTGCTCTGTTCTCCATTTACATATTTTACGACTAATTAGAGTTAAAATTGGGAATTTAGAATTAGGAGATATAAAACCTGGGAAATTGAAACGGTTAAGTCAAAAAGAAGTTTATAAATTAACTGAATTTAATAGTGAAAACTAA